From Cloacibacillus sp., the proteins below share one genomic window:
- a CDS encoding phosphate ABC transporter ATP-binding protein, with protein sequence MENCAEIRELCVSFNGEEVLHGITTDIPRHGITVLLGRSGSGKTTLLRALNRLNESFAGYVGTGTVRLAIGGGMKPVYGSEAPDLTRIRRSVGMVFQSPNPLPLSLRKNMILPLELTLGLKRDEAEGQMEKSLRDVGLWDEVKDRLNRHAASFSGGQQQRMCLARTLALEPDILLLDEPTASLDKKSAELIEEHLKRLEARIPLIMVSHSLAQARKLGAHFKILSEGRIINEFEREALPRGEAAEIFLEELL encoded by the coding sequence ATGGAAAATTGCGCTGAGATAAGGGAGCTGTGCGTCTCCTTCAATGGCGAAGAGGTGCTGCACGGCATTACCACCGATATTCCGCGGCATGGCATCACAGTGCTGTTAGGACGTTCCGGCTCCGGCAAGACGACGCTGCTGCGCGCCCTGAACCGGCTGAACGAGAGCTTCGCCGGCTACGTGGGAACGGGAACGGTGCGGCTCGCGATAGGGGGCGGCATGAAACCGGTTTACGGCAGCGAGGCACCGGATTTGACGCGGATACGGCGCAGCGTTGGCATGGTCTTTCAGAGCCCGAATCCGCTGCCGCTCTCCCTCAGGAAGAACATGATCCTGCCCCTTGAGCTGACGCTGGGCCTTAAAAGGGACGAGGCCGAAGGGCAGATGGAAAAGAGCCTCCGTGACGTTGGCCTCTGGGATGAGGTAAAGGACCGCTTAAACCGGCACGCCGCAAGTTTTTCCGGCGGCCAGCAGCAGAGGATGTGCCTCGCGCGGACGCTCGCGCTTGAACCGGACATCCTCCTGCTTGACGAGCCGACGGCTTCGCTCGACAAAAAGTCCGCCGAGCTCATTGAGGAACATCTGAAGAGGCTGGAGGCGCGGATACCGCTGATCATGGTCTCGCACAGCCTCGCGCAGGCGAGAAAGCTCGGCGCGCACTTCAAGATCCTGAGCGAGGGACGCATAATCAACGAGTTTGAGCGTGAGGCTCTCCCGCGCGGAGAGGCGGCGGAGATTTTTCTCGAGGAGCTGCTTTAG
- a CDS encoding lipid-binding SYLF domain-containing protein has translation MKVSRKITIFALIALLVAGAAQAAFAETAHMRRIRLSADLINKMAKEQDADALADVIKSGKGVAIFPAVTKAGLGIGGQTGEGVVFLRQSNGRWTGPAFMGISGASIGFQIGVQSVGLVLVITNEQGLRAFTGGNSFKLGADVAIAAGPVGRDTSAATDGRAKASIYSYSMSKGLFAGISIDGSVINQNRDANKAYWGRDISAANALKKPATDKWVAPLIKALNNLVKKAPK, from the coding sequence ATGAAAGTTAGCAGAAAAATTACCATTTTTGCGCTGATCGCGCTTCTCGTCGCCGGCGCGGCGCAGGCCGCCTTCGCGGAGACGGCGCATATGAGGCGCATCCGGCTCTCGGCCGACCTTATCAACAAGATGGCCAAAGAGCAGGATGCCGACGCGCTGGCCGACGTTATAAAGTCGGGCAAGGGTGTCGCCATCTTCCCCGCGGTGACGAAGGCTGGCCTGGGCATCGGCGGGCAGACGGGCGAGGGTGTCGTATTTCTCCGCCAGTCCAACGGCAGATGGACTGGCCCCGCCTTTATGGGGATATCGGGAGCCTCGATCGGCTTCCAGATCGGGGTACAGTCTGTGGGACTGGTGCTCGTCATCACCAATGAACAGGGGCTGCGGGCCTTTACGGGCGGCAACAGCTTCAAGCTCGGGGCCGACGTGGCGATCGCCGCCGGTCCGGTCGGACGTGACACCTCCGCCGCGACGGACGGACGCGCTAAGGCCTCCATCTACAGCTACTCAATGTCCAAGGGGCTCTTTGCCGGCATCTCCATCGACGGTTCGGTCATAAATCAGAACCGCGACGCGAACAAAGCCTACTGGGGACGCGATATTTCGGCGGCAAACGCGCTGAAGAAGCCCGCGACGGACAAATGGGTGGCGCCGCTTATCAAGGCGCTCAACAATCTCGTCAAGAAGGCTCCTAAATAA
- a CDS encoding cupin domain-containing protein — protein sequence MKYFYHEDEVDSWRDYTGIPEIFAEDKGRFKVLSDPDSPDLFFGIYELDPGEKHVLHHHKDAAEWYYFIEGTALVRVDDQEQQCGPGTAIYMPVNAKHSIYNNGDKTIRVFWGYNKLRTYDSFVWDDEKVAKIWERVKPKGDKLAGQE from the coding sequence ATGAAGTATTTCTATCATGAAGACGAAGTAGATTCTTGGAGAGACTACACGGGAATACCGGAAATTTTTGCGGAGGACAAGGGGCGCTTCAAAGTCCTGTCCGACCCCGACAGCCCCGACCTGTTCTTCGGCATCTATGAATTAGACCCGGGAGAAAAACATGTTCTGCACCACCATAAAGACGCGGCGGAATGGTACTATTTTATCGAAGGTACCGCTCTTGTGCGGGTAGACGACCAGGAGCAGCAGTGCGGCCCCGGTACGGCTATATATATGCCGGTCAATGCCAAGCATTCGATTTATAACAACGGAGATAAAACTATCAGGGTTTTCTGGGGCTACAATAAGCTGAGAACCTATGACAGCTTTGTCTGGGATGACGAAAAGGTGGCGAAGATCTGGGAGCGGGTAAAGCCGAAGGGCGACAAGCTCGCCGGCCAGGAATAA
- a CDS encoding ABC transporter permease subunit — protein sequence MIDSPNTPLGLRASAIYVTALLATVFVFITFYAAEGLFMSGPTLFTSVWHPETQDFGILPMIAATAALSLSSLALGWLISFGCICYIHGFGEKYSASLLSSLLRLMTAIPTVVYGFASVFLLVPLIRDGLGGSGFSWFTAALVLSLLITPTMVLTMESAVAQTARESRLAAESLSLSRAEHLVYVVLPACREWLWGAALLGFGRAAGDTMIPTMLAGNAVQYPVSPFEAIRTLTAHIGLVLSSDVGGTAYYSLFVAGGILLALSTGANILFRAIRRGSERG from the coding sequence ATGATAGATTCCCCAAATACTCCGCTCGGGCTGCGGGCCTCGGCGATTTACGTGACGGCGCTGCTGGCGACCGTCTTCGTCTTTATAACCTTCTACGCCGCGGAGGGGCTTTTTATGAGCGGCCCGACGCTCTTTACCTCCGTATGGCATCCGGAGACGCAGGATTTCGGCATTCTGCCGATGATCGCGGCCACCGCGGCGCTCTCCCTCTCGTCGCTGGCCCTGGGCTGGCTCATCTCCTTCGGATGTATCTGCTATATACATGGCTTTGGCGAAAAATACAGCGCCTCGCTGCTTTCGTCGCTCCTGCGCCTCATGACGGCGATACCTACGGTCGTCTACGGCTTTGCCTCCGTATTCCTCCTCGTGCCATTGATACGCGACGGGCTGGGAGGCTCGGGCTTCTCCTGGTTTACAGCCGCCCTCGTACTCTCGCTGCTTATTACGCCGACGATGGTGCTGACAATGGAGAGCGCCGTCGCCCAGACGGCGCGGGAGAGCCGCCTCGCCGCCGAGTCTCTCAGCCTCTCCCGCGCCGAACATCTCGTCTATGTCGTGCTGCCGGCCTGCAGGGAATGGCTCTGGGGAGCGGCGCTGCTGGGCTTCGGACGCGCGGCGGGCGATACGATGATCCCCACGATGCTGGCCGGCAACGCCGTGCAGTACCCGGTCTCGCCCTTTGAGGCCATCCGTACGCTGACGGCGCATATCGGGCTCGTACTCTCCTCCGATGTCGGCGGCACGGCCTATTATTCTCTCTTCGTCGCCGGCGGCATCCTGCTTGCGCTGAGCACGGGGGCGAATATTCTCTTTAGAGCGATCCGCCGAGGGAGTGAAAGAGGATGA
- the mscL gene encoding large conductance mechanosensitive channel protein MscL — translation MKGWLKDFKEFAMRGNVVDMAVGVIIGAAFGKIVTSLVNDVLMPPIGLLAGGMDFSNLFISLSGSHAATLAEAQAQNIPVIAYGSFINTVINFLIQAWAIFMVVKFANRLRTEKPAEPE, via the coding sequence ATGAAAGGTTGGCTCAAGGACTTTAAGGAATTCGCGATGCGCGGCAATGTGGTGGATATGGCGGTCGGCGTCATCATCGGCGCGGCCTTCGGAAAGATAGTCACCTCGCTGGTCAACGACGTTCTCATGCCGCCGATCGGATTGCTGGCCGGAGGAATGGATTTTTCAAATCTTTTCATCAGCCTCTCGGGCAGCCACGCGGCGACGCTCGCCGAGGCGCAGGCGCAGAATATCCCCGTCATCGCCTACGGCTCCTTCATTAACACCGTCATCAACTTTCTCATCCAGGCCTGGGCTATCTTTATGGTCGTCAAATTCGCCAACAGGCTGAGAACGGAGAAGCCCGCGGAGCCGGAATAG
- a CDS encoding ABC transporter permease subunit → MKKRLLICGVISCAGAVYVAGACGALIFFLAEKGFPLLGRQLFFGDTPPYEAIIGLRPVWEGIWPAFAGTFCLVLLTMLMAAVPGIGCGIYLARFARGHTKERLSLAVDLLASVPSIVMGLFGFVLILVLRHTFAPGATTSISLAAFCLALLVMPSLVVTTRSSMESLPPMLELTGASLGFSENQLLRRLLLPAAACGILGGIILSMGRAAEDTAVIMLTGVVVNSGLPAGLAAKFEALPFLIYYTAAQYADESELLRGFGASLVLLLLSAFLMGVAWLCQRGMERRWKGIY, encoded by the coding sequence ATGAAAAAACGGCTTTTGATCTGCGGCGTTATCTCCTGCGCAGGGGCTGTCTATGTGGCCGGAGCCTGCGGGGCGCTGATTTTTTTCCTCGCGGAGAAGGGATTCCCCCTTCTCGGGCGGCAGCTTTTCTTCGGCGATACGCCGCCCTATGAGGCGATCATAGGACTGCGTCCCGTCTGGGAGGGTATCTGGCCGGCCTTCGCGGGGACCTTCTGTCTCGTCCTTCTGACGATGCTGATGGCGGCGGTCCCGGGCATCGGCTGCGGCATCTACCTCGCGCGTTTCGCCAGGGGACATACGAAAGAGCGTCTCTCACTCGCCGTCGACCTGCTCGCGAGCGTCCCCTCGATCGTGATGGGGCTCTTCGGCTTTGTGCTGATCCTCGTGCTGCGGCACACCTTCGCGCCCGGCGCGACGACGAGCATCTCTCTCGCCGCTTTTTGTCTGGCGCTGCTTGTGATGCCGTCGCTTGTGGTGACGACGCGCTCTTCGATGGAGAGCCTGCCGCCGATGCTTGAATTAACCGGTGCCTCGCTGGGTTTTTCTGAGAATCAGCTGCTGCGCCGCCTGCTGCTTCCCGCCGCCGCGTGCGGTATCTTAGGGGGGATAATCCTCTCAATGGGGCGTGCGGCGGAGGATACCGCCGTGATAATGCTGACGGGCGTCGTCGTGAATTCAGGGCTGCCCGCCGGTCTTGCCGCAAAGTTTGAAGCTCTGCCGTTTTTGATCTATTACACCGCGGCGCAGTATGCCGACGAAAGCGAATTATTGCGCGGATTCGGTGCCTCGCTGGTTTTATTGCTGCTCTCGGCCTTTTTGATGGGGGTTGCCTGGCTCTGTCAGAGGGGCATGGAACGCCGCTGGAAGGGGATATATTGA
- a CDS encoding YigZ family protein — MAAGQLNVFRAPRRDCDAEFTEKRSRFIGSVRIVLDADEAAETIKRFPELYPKANHHCWGYRIGGGTPLEHCSDAGEPAGTAGRPILGAIKRHELTNTLIVVTRYFGGIKLGVRGLIDAYKAAAELAVEQAGAVEMEFHNALRLRCGYDYSKTLSSTLRKWGFSEERLNIEYGADVVMKLEVPLSMRAELEAPLAEMAQRSFLTELSWNEEPLVRERWR; from the coding sequence ATGGCCGCAGGTCAGCTGAACGTCTTCCGCGCGCCGCGCCGCGACTGCGACGCGGAATTTACCGAAAAGCGCTCCCGTTTTATCGGCTCCGTGCGCATAGTGCTCGACGCGGACGAGGCGGCGGAGACGATCAAAAGGTTTCCCGAGCTGTACCCGAAGGCCAACCACCACTGCTGGGGTTACCGCATCGGCGGCGGCACGCCCCTCGAGCACTGTTCCGACGCGGGAGAACCCGCCGGTACCGCGGGACGGCCGATCCTTGGGGCGATCAAGCGCCACGAGCTCACAAACACCCTGATCGTCGTCACGCGTTACTTCGGCGGGATAAAGCTCGGCGTGCGCGGCCTGATCGACGCCTACAAGGCGGCGGCGGAGCTCGCCGTCGAACAGGCGGGGGCCGTCGAGATGGAATTCCACAACGCGCTCCGGCTCCGCTGTGGCTACGACTACTCAAAGACGCTCTCCTCCACGCTGCGCAAGTGGGGTTTTTCGGAGGAGCGTCTCAATATCGAATACGGCGCGGACGTCGTGATGAAACTTGAAGTTCCGCTGTCGATGCGGGCGGAGCTGGAGGCGCCGCTTGCGGAGATGGCGCAGCGCTCATTCCTCACGGAGCTGAGCTGGAACGAAGAGCCGCTGGTGCGCGAACGCTGGCGTTGA
- a CDS encoding sodium:solute symporter family protein has product MRKTKGGDDFLLGGKSFGIFSTLCTQGATMKGSSALVGYSAGAYVNGASVLISSQCYSLGAWIAVMSGIARKIKKCSNSIEIRSAGDIFLRRFESKTLKKLVGLGGTWMSLSILSSNMAAIGLLVHLMFGKYGLTYEYSLILGVCIAVAYTAIGGLVSVVYNDVLQWCIMMPLIFFLFPYALVTKCGVTPEALHSTLNASKYFSLQPNLWWFGFLLGGVLAACCDVSHLTRFITAKDEKTAVTGSMFGFTFCVLLAGFVVFFGLSAAMLIEPSVLGDNKDGAIFALISRVLSPGFVGLMLAAILAATISTIDSNLQTAVLCTMVDIVEPSLPKNTTEKQKLLYCRLITVVIAVLSIFFVLKVKGIIAIIGLGFNVYSSAIFFPLMGCMFWKKATAKGLVTGILVGAITAIITVSMKLPLPIVWGVSFSAISTILVSKMTAGENTIKPLLPGFNERGQKIDSDIFKACFLGASGSLILSIGIGTWVNWIYIIIGTILMFLCIKMLDSAFKRVAAH; this is encoded by the coding sequence GTGAGAAAGACAAAGGGGGGCGACGATTTCCTTCTTGGCGGAAAATCCTTCGGGATCTTCTCGACATTATGCACTCAGGGAGCGACCATGAAGGGCTCCTCCGCTCTGGTAGGATACAGCGCGGGAGCGTACGTCAACGGCGCGTCCGTGCTGATCTCCAGCCAGTGCTACAGTCTGGGGGCCTGGATCGCGGTCATGTCCGGCATTGCGAGAAAGATCAAAAAGTGTTCAAATTCCATTGAAATTCGCAGCGCCGGTGATATTTTTTTAAGACGATTTGAGTCAAAAACACTAAAAAAATTAGTGGGGCTCGGCGGCACATGGATGTCCCTGTCAATATTGAGCAGCAATATGGCAGCCATCGGCCTTCTTGTGCACCTCATGTTCGGGAAGTATGGACTGACATATGAATATTCCCTGATATTGGGCGTATGTATCGCGGTCGCCTATACCGCGATCGGCGGGCTTGTATCCGTCGTCTACAACGACGTCCTTCAATGGTGCATAATGATGCCCCTGATCTTCTTCCTCTTCCCCTATGCGCTGGTCACAAAGTGCGGCGTTACCCCGGAGGCACTGCACAGTACCTTAAACGCCTCGAAGTATTTTTCATTGCAGCCAAATTTATGGTGGTTTGGTTTTCTGCTGGGAGGCGTACTTGCCGCCTGCTGCGACGTTTCGCATTTAACTCGGTTTATCACGGCGAAGGACGAGAAAACCGCCGTCACCGGAAGCATGTTTGGTTTTACCTTTTGTGTGCTGCTTGCGGGTTTTGTCGTATTCTTCGGCCTCTCGGCCGCCATGCTGATTGAACCGTCGGTATTGGGAGACAATAAAGACGGCGCTATATTCGCTCTGATCTCACGGGTGCTGTCACCGGGATTCGTCGGACTCATGCTCGCGGCAATTCTCGCGGCGACAATTTCCACGATCGACTCGAACCTGCAGACCGCCGTATTATGCACGATGGTAGATATCGTTGAGCCTTCCCTCCCTAAAAATACGACGGAAAAACAGAAACTTCTGTACTGCCGCCTGATAACCGTCGTTATTGCAGTGCTCTCCATATTCTTTGTGCTTAAAGTAAAGGGGATAATTGCAATTATCGGTCTTGGTTTCAATGTCTATTCTTCGGCGATATTCTTCCCCCTGATGGGCTGTATGTTCTGGAAAAAAGCTACGGCAAAGGGGCTCGTCACAGGCATCTTGGTGGGCGCGATTACAGCTATAATTACCGTCAGCATGAAACTGCCGCTTCCAATAGTTTGGGGAGTCTCTTTTTCCGCAATTTCAACGATCCTCGTCTCCAAGATGACCGCCGGTGAAAATACAATAAAACCGCTGCTTCCCGGCTTTAACGAACGCGGGCAAAAGATCGATTCCGACATTTTCAAAGCGTGTTTCCTCGGCGCCTCCGGCTCTTTGATCCTCTCAATAGGTATCGGGACATGGGTGAATTGGATATACATAATAATCGGCACTATCCTGATGTTCCTGTGTATAAAGATGCTCGACAGCGCCTTCAAAAGGGTCGCCGCTCATTAA
- a CDS encoding HIT domain-containing protein → MDKIFAPWRMQYILSNSDNGDPQEKGCIFCNFPKLDEDEKRLIIERGKYCFVIMNAYPYNPGHLMVVPYRHTADVTSLSAEEFGEMTALVQRSVRALTELMQPHGFNIGMNLGKVAGAGIDQHLHMHIVPRWNGDTNFMPVIGEVRVVSESLASTYSRLKAIWPQVS, encoded by the coding sequence ATGGATAAAATCTTCGCGCCCTGGCGTATGCAGTATATACTTTCAAACTCGGATAACGGCGACCCGCAGGAGAAGGGCTGCATCTTCTGCAACTTCCCCAAGCTTGACGAGGATGAAAAACGCCTCATCATCGAACGCGGGAAGTATTGTTTCGTGATAATGAACGCCTATCCCTATAACCCGGGGCACCTTATGGTCGTCCCCTACCGCCACACGGCGGACGTCACCTCGCTGTCGGCGGAGGAATTCGGCGAGATGACGGCGCTCGTCCAGAGGTCGGTCAGGGCGCTTACGGAGCTGATGCAGCCGCACGGCTTCAACATCGGAATGAACCTCGGCAAGGTGGCGGGAGCGGGCATCGACCAGCATCTTCACATGCACATCGTACCGCGCTGGAACGGAGACACGAACTTCATGCCCGTCATCGGAGAGGTACGGGTCGTATCGGAGTCGCTTGCCTCGACATATTCCAGGCTGAAGGCAATATGGCCGCAGGTCAGCTGA
- a CDS encoding phosphate ABC transporter substrate-binding protein: MKKILLAAVICLFAATAFAASPLDVFKGQKGKIDIAGGTAHIPVMKEAAKRIMGANPDIRITVAGGGSGVGVKQAGEGLVQIGNTGRPLKKDEIEKYGLESFPFAIDGVAVVVNPANKVAELSFEQLIDIYAGKITNWKEVGGSDAEINLYVREDGSGTREVFTDKAIKKGSVAAKANVVNSNGAMKTAVAKDARAIGYVGIGHIDSSVKAPKLAGMTATQENAANGKYSVVRDLFMNTKGKPAGLTALFIDYIYSPEGAQIIRDSGYIPLPRKK, encoded by the coding sequence ATGAAGAAAATTCTTCTCGCGGCAGTAATCTGCCTTTTCGCGGCCACGGCCTTTGCGGCCTCACCGCTGGATGTTTTTAAGGGGCAGAAGGGCAAGATCGATATCGCGGGCGGCACCGCGCATATCCCGGTCATGAAAGAGGCGGCCAAGCGCATTATGGGCGCGAATCCCGATATCCGCATCACCGTGGCCGGCGGCGGCTCGGGCGTCGGCGTAAAACAGGCCGGCGAGGGGCTCGTGCAGATCGGCAACACCGGCCGCCCGCTAAAGAAGGACGAGATCGAGAAATACGGCCTCGAGAGCTTCCCCTTCGCGATCGACGGGGTAGCGGTCGTCGTGAATCCCGCCAATAAGGTGGCCGAGCTCTCCTTTGAACAGCTTATCGACATCTACGCCGGCAAGATCACCAACTGGAAAGAGGTCGGCGGCAGCGACGCGGAGATCAATCTCTATGTGCGCGAGGACGGCAGCGGCACCCGTGAGGTCTTCACCGACAAGGCGATCAAAAAGGGCAGCGTCGCCGCGAAGGCCAACGTCGTAAATTCCAACGGCGCGATGAAGACCGCCGTGGCGAAGGACGCCCGCGCGATCGGCTACGTTGGGATCGGGCATATCGACAGTTCGGTGAAGGCTCCCAAGCTCGCTGGGATGACCGCGACTCAGGAGAACGCCGCGAACGGCAAATACTCCGTCGTGCGCGATCTTTTCATGAACACCAAGGGCAAGCCGGCGGGGCTTACGGCGCTCTTCATTGATTACATCTACTCGCCGGAGGGCGCGCAGATCATCAGGGACAGCGGCTACATCCCGCTTCCTCGGAAGAAGTAA
- a CDS encoding lipid-binding SYLF domain-containing protein codes for MKKLIGLFFLMIMVVFTVIFVNEAYAAETPLYMKRIEMATDLVNKMALQADAAGMADTIRSSKGVAIFPDVAKAGFIIGAEEGQGLVLLRTENGGWSGPAFMGISGASVGFQAGAESIGLVLVINNDNGLHAFTGGNSFKLGADVAVAAGPVGREFGASTNAPLKASLYSYSMTEGLFAGISLSGSVINQNRDLNLAYWGKRMTAQQALADPATNSRILPLVRALDGLMEKGK; via the coding sequence ATGAAAAAACTTATCGGACTTTTCTTCCTCATGATAATGGTGGTATTCACCGTTATATTTGTCAACGAGGCTTACGCGGCGGAGACTCCGCTTTACATGAAGCGTATCGAGATGGCGACAGACCTTGTCAACAAGATGGCACTGCAGGCGGATGCCGCGGGAATGGCGGACACGATCCGCTCTTCTAAGGGAGTGGCGATCTTTCCCGACGTCGCCAAGGCGGGTTTCATAATCGGCGCTGAGGAGGGGCAGGGCCTTGTGCTGCTGCGCACGGAAAACGGCGGCTGGAGCGGCCCCGCCTTTATGGGGATTTCGGGAGCCTCCGTCGGTTTTCAGGCTGGCGCCGAATCGATCGGGCTCGTGCTGGTGATAAACAATGATAACGGGCTGCACGCCTTCACCGGCGGCAACAGCTTCAAGCTCGGCGCCGACGTGGCGGTCGCTGCGGGACCGGTGGGACGAGAGTTTGGCGCCTCGACGAACGCGCCGCTCAAGGCCTCGCTCTACAGCTATTCTATGACCGAGGGACTCTTCGCGGGGATATCACTCAGCGGCTCGGTGATCAATCAGAACAGGGACCTCAACCTCGCCTACTGGGGAAAGAGGATGACCGCCCAGCAGGCACTTGCCGATCCGGCGACCAACTCGCGTATCCTGCCGTTGGTACGCGCGCTTGATGGCCTGATGGAAAAGGGAAAATAG
- a CDS encoding putative metallopeptidase — MSVKTDAEFDYEICSSRIRPIAEALIKKYDELHHIDPDKILFVVNHKSAGSKKQMTLAKTTKISPKWTELIYQLGSCSYFYMIEFYAKTTATMDESQMVALVYRELRRIGPEGEILTPDVHDWWQILMGLGRKWFYPDSTCPNLLDENVDWKKLMGTYYEEIHQGE, encoded by the coding sequence ATGTCCGTAAAGACAGACGCAGAATTTGATTATGAGATATGTTCAAGCAGGATAAGGCCGATAGCGGAGGCCCTCATCAAAAAATATGACGAACTGCACCATATAGACCCTGATAAGATCCTCTTTGTCGTCAATCACAAGAGCGCCGGCAGCAAGAAACAGATGACGCTTGCCAAGACGACGAAGATATCGCCGAAGTGGACGGAGCTGATTTACCAGCTCGGTTCCTGCTCCTATTTCTATATGATAGAGTTTTACGCAAAGACGACAGCGACGATGGACGAGAGTCAGATGGTGGCGCTCGTATACCGTGAGCTGCGCCGTATCGGACCGGAGGGCGAGATACTCACTCCCGACGTTCACGACTGGTGGCAGATACTGATGGGGCTTGGACGCAAATGGTTCTATCCCGACAGCACCTGTCCCAATCTGCTTGACGAGAATGTCGACTGGAAGAAGCTCATGGGCACCTATTACGAGGAGATCCACCAGGGAGAGTAG
- the ftsZ gene encoding cell division protein FtsZ → MPAENLYDREERELVVPGSGDRSETEMSNESAPKSQTIFKKAIKVIAVGGGGGNALNHIISRGIEGVDMLAVNTDIRSLEMSLCDSKIILGEQVTKGLGAGAVPEVGERAALESINDIRAYLKGTDMVYLAAGMGGGTGTGAIPIIARAAKEMGILTVAVVTKPFSFEGKRRRRYAEEGIEKLFPEVDALIVVPNDRLLDISHKTTPLMEAFPLADEILRQAVQGVTDLVTRPGLVNVDFADLKTVMRGAGRSVMGIGTANGEDCVIKAVKNALESPLMECSMHGAKGVLMNITYKGELPLYEISRAAEIVEDVISDDANFIWGCVADPLIENDVEITVVAAGFDESQGSVTPPVKNEKPKASFETAKAETVTVVYEEAAAAVQPEEAVEVTPAPRYERRRPLEREAHIPAWLLEEEPVETKAADNKKPTTYTKPSTYEVYENPTFVRRGNSLKKPQ, encoded by the coding sequence ATGCCGGCGGAAAATTTGTATGACCGGGAAGAGCGTGAGCTTGTTGTTCCCGGCAGCGGCGATAGATCGGAAACTGAAATGTCAAATGAATCAGCACCGAAATCCCAGACAATCTTTAAAAAGGCGATAAAGGTCATAGCTGTAGGTGGCGGCGGCGGAAACGCCCTCAACCATATTATTTCGCGCGGTATTGAAGGCGTCGATATGCTTGCCGTGAACACCGACATCCGTTCCCTTGAGATGTCGCTCTGCGATTCTAAGATAATTCTTGGAGAACAGGTAACAAAGGGACTTGGCGCGGGAGCGGTGCCGGAAGTTGGCGAGCGTGCCGCGCTGGAGTCTATAAACGATATCCGCGCATACCTCAAGGGGACCGACATGGTCTACCTCGCGGCGGGCATGGGCGGCGGTACGGGAACGGGGGCCATCCCCATCATCGCGCGTGCCGCGAAGGAGATGGGGATACTTACGGTGGCGGTGGTGACGAAGCCCTTCTCATTCGAGGGGAAGCGGCGGCGTCGCTACGCCGAAGAGGGGATCGAGAAACTCTTCCCTGAGGTCGACGCGCTGATCGTTGTGCCGAACGACAGGCTGCTTGATATCTCCCATAAAACGACGCCGCTGATGGAGGCCTTTCCTCTTGCGGATGAGATACTCCGTCAGGCGGTTCAGGGCGTCACCGACCTTGTGACGCGTCCCGGACTTGTGAATGTTGACTTTGCCGACCTCAAGACCGTCATGCGTGGTGCCGGGCGCTCAGTGATGGGCATTGGAACCGCGAACGGGGAGGATTGTGTGATAAAGGCGGTGAAAAACGCGCTTGAAAGCCCGTTGATGGAATGCTCCATGCACGGCGCGAAGGGCGTGCTGATGAACATCACCTATAAAGGAGAACTGCCGCTTTACGAAATAAGCCGCGCCGCGGAGATCGTGGAGGATGTCATCTCTGACGACGCCAACTTTATCTGGGGCTGCGTAGCCGATCCTTTGATAGAGAACGACGTCGAAATAACGGTCGTTGCCGCCGGTTTTGACGAATCGCAGGGCAGCGTTACGCCGCCGGTAAAAAATGAAAAGCCGAAAGCCTCTTTTGAGACGGCGAAGGCGGAGACCGTTACCGTTGTCTATGAGGAGGCAGCGGCAGCCGTTCAGCCTGAAGAGGCGGTCGAAGTTACGCCCGCGCCGCGGTATGAGCGCCGCCGTCCGTTAGAGCGTGAGGCGCATATTCCCGCCTGGCTGCTTGAGGAAGAGCCGGTAGAGACGAAGGCCGCCGACAATAAGAAACCGACCACTTACACGAAGCCGTCTACATACGAAGTCTATGAAAATCCGACCTTCGTCCGCAGGGGGAACAGTCTGAAGAAACCGCAGTAA